The genomic window gttgatattatttatattgtttagtgtttaaaattatatacttgtattttgattgttaattttagagtttcacctgtagtataccatcttgtattaatattgatttaaacccgtcaattctaggattttcctgcttgtattaaaaattgaatcacatcatacacattaaaaaatctaatatgttattaattattgtagtatataagattataaattttaaaataatatgtatgaaattgaatataaatattcaaattatgacaCAGTACTcagtaaaaaaatttcttaaatctacTTTTGACCCGTTATagtattttttcatgtattgaacagtttatattcgtttttaaaaattcaaattgtggcatatgcgaaaaaactctaattatttttttataacgatgatattattttttcgcaaaaatagaatcatataaagatgagaggtgaagtataataattaataaaaaattaatatgataatttagatatcaaatctaatttgttgattttaattggttacttttttggaaattaataatgtatttcgtttttgagttaaatttaattaattaaattaatatttgattttttaatttttaaagaaataaattaatttactctttaaaattttatttctaatggcatacctatgtaattacttacaaaaaataaggttatatttaaaatgtactttccaaataatatagtagaaTGAGTTTCTTAACCGTTATTTAAATATGAGATGAATAatctatattaatttaaaccTCATTATTTACTAACTTTAACAATCTTGAACCACTGGCTTATCGGATCACACGAGCTGTCTTCGCCCTTCACACACTTGCAGTTACTAGCCATGAGGTTATTTGTTTCATCCACGTCAAGGCAAAGTGAGTTATTGGTTGATTTAGCAGCTAAGAGCATATTAGAGGCTGAGATGGTCTCCCATTCTGACAAATTAGGGCTCGAGCAACTCGTTTCACTGAGCTTAACCGGCGCATTCGGCCCGGTGCTCTCTAAGCATAGGGACTTGTCTTTGAGTGTCAGGGTGTTCTGAGGAGTGTAGCTCCATGGTTGAGATTCATTACATAGACCGAGAGTGACCTTGGTTGGATCTAAGATACTTTGTAGCATGCAAAGTCCGGTTAACGGGTGGAAAACAAGATTGTAGACTTTGGATTGAGAGCCTGGTCCTGATAAAACATGTTTGcaatactaaattaattagAATAGTGAGATGTTAATTAATCATATGTCTAATGAACAAGCATAAgcaaattctttttattttaaaatatcatttcaGCTAACATCTAAATGAATAAAGTtattaaatctaaaacatatttgttcttattagtatgtgacaaaaaaaatctaatggTTGGTAAAATAGCCACCATCAAATCTTGATTTTATACTTGGTGGCGAATGACGATTGTGAACTCTAAAAAATTAGTCTGGTTTCAACTCAAAAAGTAAAGCTGTGTATCAAAAACATATCGAATATACCTTGAAGCGGGGATAGAATCAGAGACAATCTTTGCAAGAAACTTTGGCTTCGAACACGAACCCAATCCGAATCCAAGATACCGTAAAACTCACTCATTCCGACCACACCTTCTCTGAGATAGTAACTTCCTTGAAGAGTCCAAATCGACCAATCTACGTCATTTTCCGCGGCCCAACCTAATATACATCCAATGTAGCGATTATCGTTAACATTTTTGCCTCTCAAGTCGATTCCAAACTCGCTAAGAAACACCGGGAAGTCACGGAGATTGAAACCGCCCCCGTTCTCGATGCTTTTCAGAATCTCACCGCATGCCTCGTTAGGGTTTTTGGAACTCCATGTGTTTGTGTTGGTGAAAGAGTACCGATGGAGCTCAAACACGAGTTTTCTAGTGAAAGTTAGGTTTACGTGTCGTGATCGGACAAATGAGAGGTCGGTGTCGTAGCTGAGGCCAGAAAGGATTACAAGTACATTAGGGTTTGCTTCGTGAACTGCTTCGGCCCCTTGTTGCATGTACCTACATgagacaaataaaatataaatcttcCTTAAGTTTAATCAAATCTagcacacatatatatattgacaaaaaaatatatgttttaaaaattacaaaacaacatatttaaaacaaaccACATTAGTAACATATTAATATGTGCCCAGTGAATCATTGCTAATTTTTGAATACGAAGGAATTaaatatatacagtataatctaaatataacacacaatttttttttttttttttttttttttggttagacGACGTAAGTAATCATTGGGGGCTGGTATAGACTGTTGCTATAATATTAAGAATTTTGATCGTTTACTGTGGTTCTAGTCTTCTATAGGCTTCTagcataaaaaaattatgtgcCACTTAATAATATTGGCTctaggaaaaacaaaaaaaaaacaaggaaaaatatgaaatttcttatttgattgatacattttattttccgtGAAACCGTACGTAAGTAAAGTCTTTAATCCTTATATGTCACTCAactattatcttttttttttttgataaaaatactttaaaaatgtccatttattttcttcttagtgTTCTAAACTTTTTTCGTTAAAAAGGAACTTTTAATGTAACGTATGCCACTGaaggtaaaaaacaaaatactgaTTTTAACATTACAGAATAGCGATCTCTTACACGTACACGGTACACATGCAGCGAATGGGGCAAACATGAAAAAAGGCACTTAAAGTTCAAAGCAATACGTGCAAGAGATGGCCactagtttatatttttctttctttctatgtaACCGTTAAATGTTTAATGCAATTCAATTTCATTAAACCAATTATATAGAAGATAAACTCAGAGAGAAAAAGGATCCGAATAGGTTATACAAATATACGTACTTGAACCAATCATCGACGTTTTGTTTTGGTCCTCTAAGTTCGTTTCTGAGGCTCATGCCAACGACATTAGTGGCACCTTTGAAAGTCATGGCTATCTTGGTCAGACCGGCGATCCACGTAGTAGGGTCAAAGAAAGTGTCACCAAAGAAACCGTTGCCGTCGTTGTAGCCACAACACCACCCTGGCTTGGTCACGTGGTTGTCTAATATCACCATCACATTATTGTTTCCCAACTTAGCTACCACCTTCTgcaaaaacgaaagaaaaacaaaaaaagtaagttttgttttcaaaggAGATGAGTGACTTAGGGTAAAAAACTACATGATATATGAAATTTCGGTTTTGAACTATTGTTTTAAAGTATTTGGATCCACATCtatgtaatttctttttgacaaatccatctttataaattatttttgtatattatgaACTAAATAAAGCTATTCTAAAATTTTCGGACGGATATCCGAAGTCCGAACCAATAGATTTACCTTTACTGATAGAACAATACTATGAGATTGTTGGTAAATCAATTAGCTAGTATACCACCAATGTAAAATCTTGAcaaattaactttaaaaaaataaaataaaataaaattgacaaCAACAGTAAAAAAATAGTGATTGTTATATAACAACATTATTTAACAAACTAATATGttttaatatctaaaatttaCATGAATACGAGGTTTgaaagaatatataatttataacttAAAACCATAATAATAagcataaatttatattagatttattaaattttcaaccgaaataaaaagtttttgtaattcttttattttatgcCAATGAAAGAGATCCAATAAATTGAATACTATCATACCTTGTAAGCTTCAATGAGGGGAAGATCAATCATGGATGGGTTCTTTGTTTCGAAACCAGAAATGTCATCATTAAGACCAAGACTTTGAAAAGATTGTCTCACAGTAACATTATTAGCCAACGTCTCATTTGTAGCTAGATCAAGTGGCCAAGTAAACCTAACACAGTTGAAACCCATTGCCATTATCTTCTTGGCCAAGTCATCTACACTCTGCTTGCTCAGCCCTTCCGCCACCACAGGCTGCAAATGTGATGGCCAATTCACACACGCCAGCTTCACTCTTTGCCCTTTTTCGTCGATGATCCAACGAGAGTTTGTAGAGAGAGGATATGCCATGTTCTTtgtgatgaaggagaagaatgagaagaagatgataaagcAAAACATGCGTCTTAGCTCTTTTGTTGTCTTCATGTTAAAtgtatttagaattttttggggttttgttttctttttggttatttttgtttggtgttgGTGAATCATTTCGAAgagacttatatatatagagaaatgATTTAGAAGTGAAGTTGAAATCATTTCTGGTACTTAGGGGTGTAttcaatcaaatattttaagtgatttgtgttaaaataacaaatcctATGTTACTCAATCATagctttttaaaagtttcatgaAATCTTATGTTATTGAACTAGTGATTCTAAAATCTACTTAAAAATTCCCAgttattgaaaacattttaatgACTGAATTTTTAGTGACTTAAGTGAATTTTAGGGTGGTGTATTCAATCAAACACGTCAAGTGATTTGtgttaaaataacaaatcctATGTTATTCAATaatggatttttaaaagtctCATGAAATCTAATGTTATTGAAGTAGTGATTCTAAAATCTACTTAAAAATCCccttttattgaaaatattttaaagattggatttttagtGACTTTAAGAGACTTAAGTGAATTTTAGTGGATTCctttagttaaaaatacagAATTGTAAATTTCATGGTTTTTGGTAGAATTTGAGAggattttacaataaatcataacaactttcttaaatttacccaaattcttcaaaatcatataaaaacttaaaataaatcaaatcacttaaaatataatatttaatacaCCCTTTTAGTGGATttctttagttaaaaatacagAATTTTAAATCTCATGGTTTTAGGTGGAATTTGAGATGATTTAACAATAAATCATAACAACTTTCTTAAATTCAcctaaattctttaaaatcatataaaaactcaaaataactcaaatcattcaaaatgtAAGATTGAATACACCCCGCTAGACTAATAAGCTGTTTCGTGATTTGGGAGGAAAACATGATTGGAATCATGAGATAAAGTTATTAACTTTACGGATTCGCTTTATGTTAATGACCTAACAATGACGTCAACGCTATAATAACTCTTGTAATAAAAGTTAGCTCAGTAGTTATATTGGATCCAAGTCATTGACTCACATGTGGAGATTAATAGACTATTCACAACCAAACTGAAAACCAGATTGATATTCTATCGACTATCGTGCAAAAGCAAGAGGATGATTActagtaactttttttttcttttccatttctATAAGACAGGGATAGTATGAgttaaaatctcttttattgGTACGTCTGGAAGATGTGGATATCAACGGAAATTTGACTTTGGAAACTTCACCTGTCTAttgaattttgagaaattgggTGAAAAAATCTTAGAATAGTGCATTAATTAGTCAACTAACACATATTGGGACAAAATGATACATTGTGATGTGTTAGGACAAAAACACCACTTGTGAGACTTTGAGACATGTCTCCTTACGTGGCTTTCTCTCCCTTTTgcattcctttttttcttcaaaattttacGTGACTTTGAGATAatcatttttagttttttcatcCTAGAATGATTGAATATCTCATcatatgtagaaaaaaaaaacatatttttgtatatgtcatgattgaaaattttaaagatgCACATAAGTTATTCGATTCAAGTAATtgaatatagtttttattcaagaattttttttaaaaaaatatagaatacCATATTTGATTGGTTCACGTCATCTGGacatgataaattaatacatgTTCTACAtgataaatcatttttctgCCTCAAAAATTTATTGGctagaaatatataattatgttctAACAATctaatattaagaaatttcaGCAGCGTAATTAATTAGTTGTGTAagttaataagaaaaaaattacattttaatttgGGAATGGAGGATTAAATTGgtagtttttaaaaacaacatgtttattttgcaatttctTTTAGATCAAGGTTGATCTTGCAATTTCTCTCTAgctaatttgttgttttggacTTTTGGTGACGCCGCGTCGATCTCTTTTCCTCTCGTCCCATCGGAACTCTTCTCTCTCCGCCGTAAGCCGCTTGAATGTTTCGACGGCGGCGGTGAAATAAACAGGTTTTATTTTTAGCTTAGTCTTCAAGACCAATGTTTTCATAAGATGTCTCCACCGTTAGGTTAcatatctctctttttgttgtttcatctTAATTCTTACACAATCTCCTAATCATTGCATATCACAGAATTGTCTAAACCGTTTTTGAAAAGATGATGAAACCATTGTTGCTTCTCTTACCCATGCACAAACTTGAATTTATAGAGGCATATCAAAGAGCCATCATGAGACTCTCTATATACAGCTTTATCAACTATTTCCTTTGCCATGGAAACTTTTCTATTCATAGCAAAGCAGGATCATGTTCTTTCTAACATCAtcttacatacatatatactcGCATTATACGTTTCCATATGTACAGAGAAAGTTTATTCAAAACTTGTAAAAAGTCTGGAACTGGAGTTTGGTGCAATCACTGAACTCGAACTGGGACAAGTTTGAGAGGTACTTTCTTGACTACTGTAAGTATACCAGCTTCTTCTGTATCGATGTCTTTATGTGTCATCCCATCAGGTGCTCTCCAATCGAAGAAGTATAGTAAGTTCAAGAGTCCCAATTCCACTATAGTGATCCCCAACCCCATCCCGGGACATATCCTTCGACCAGACCCGAACGGTAAGAGCTCGAAATGTTGTCCTCTATAATCTACAGGGTTGTTGATAAACCTCTCGGGGTTAAACTCTTCCGGATTTATCCAGAGTGTAGGATCTCTTCCTATCGCCCAAGTGTTGACTAAGATCCGTCTCTTTGGAGGAATATCATAGCCTTGAACCTTGATGTGAGTCATTGTTTCCCTTGGGAGCAGAAGAGGAGCTACTGGGTGTAATCTGAATGTTTCCTTGATCACCATGTTTAAGAAAGGAACTTTATTTAGATCTTCTTTGGTGATTCTCTCCTTATTGTTGCCAAAGCTGTCTCTAATCTCGCCTTGAACGTTCTTCATTAGTTCGGGGTTTCTTGCGAGCTCTGTCATTGCCCATATCATGGTAAGAGCTCCTGTGTCTATCCCTGCGATTATTATATTCTACAAAACACCCGGAAACTATGTTAAATCAATTCAGATTCCATTTTAATACAAACGTGTGAAACAAGTTTTGATACCGTGAGAAACCCCTTAATATGATCTATTGTGAGCCTCAAAGAATCATCTTTGCCTTGTTTATGCATCACATCCAACATTACATCGACGATATCTTTGTGATCTTTCCATCTTCCAGGATCTGAATGATCATCAATCACACGTTGAAACAGAGCATCgagcttgaagaagacatTGTTGAGCCACCTGTGTTTCCCGGAAATCCAGTCAGCGAGCCATCCAAGGCCGGCGATAGGGAAGAAATCAGA from Arabidopsis thaliana chromosome 3, partial sequence includes these protein-coding regions:
- a CDS encoding Cellulase (glycosyl hydrolase family 5) protein, with the translated sequence MISTSLLNHFSIYISLFEMIHQHQTKITKKKTKPQKILNTFNMKTTKELRRMFCFIIFFSFFSFITKNMAYPLSTNSRWIIDEKGQRVKLACVNWPSHLQPVVAEGLSKQSVDDLAKKIMAMGFNCVRFTWPLDLATNETLANNVTVRQSFQSLGLNDDISGFETKNPSMIDLPLIEAYKKVVAKLGNNNVMVILDNHVTKPGWCCGYNDGNGFFGDTFFDPTTWIAGLTKIAMTFKGATNVVGMSLRNELRGPKQNVDDWFKYMQQGAEAVHEANPNVLVILSGLSYDTDLSFVRSRHVNLTFTRKLVFELHRYSFTNTNTWSSKNPNEACGEILKSIENGGGFNLRDFPVFLSEFGIDLRGKNVNDNRYIGCILGWAAENDVDWSIWTLQGSYYLREGVVGMSEFYGILDSDWVRVRSQSFLQRLSLILSPLQGPGSQSKVYNLVFHPLTGLCMLQSILDPTKVTLGLCNESQPWSYTPQNTLTLKDKSLCLESTGPNAPVKLSETSCSSPNLSEWETISASNMLLAAKSTNNSLCLDVDETNNLMASNCKCVKGEDSSCDPISQWFKIVKVSK
- a CDS encoding Cellulase (glycosyl hydrolase family 5) protein; the protein is MKTTKELRRMFCFIIFFSFFSFITKNMAYPLSTNSRWIIDEKGQRVKLACVNWPSHLQPVVAEGLSKQSVDDLAKKIMAMGFNCVRFTWPLDLATNETLANNVTVRQSFQSLGLNDDISGFETKNPSMIDLPLIEAYKKVVAKLGNNNVMVILDNHVTKPGWCCGYNDGNGFFGDTFFDPTTWIAGLTKIAMTFKGATNVVGMSLRNELRGPKQNVDDWFKYMQQGAEAVHEANPNVLVILSGLSYDTDLSFVRSRHVNLTFTRKLVFELHRYSFTNTNTWSSKNPNEACGEILKSIENGGGFNLRDFPVFLSEFGIDLRGKNVNDNRYIGCILGWAAENDVDWSIWTLQGSYYLREGVVGMSEFYGILDSDWVRVRSQSFLQRLSLILSPLQGPGSQSKVYNLVFHPLTGLCMLQSILDPTKVTLGLCNESQPWSYTPQNTLTLKDKSLCLESTGPNAPVKLSETSCSSPNLSEWETISASNMLLAAKSTNNSLCLDVDETNNLMASNCKCVKGEDSSCDPISQWFKIVKVSK
- a CDS encoding Cellulase (glycosyl hydrolase family 5) protein (Cellulase (glycosyl hydrolase family 5) protein; FUNCTIONS IN: cation binding, hydrolase activity, hydrolyzing O-glycosyl compounds, catalytic activity; INVOLVED IN: carbohydrate metabolic process; LOCATED IN: cellular_component unknown; EXPRESSED IN: 7 plant structures; EXPRESSED DURING: 4 anthesis, C globular stage, petal differentiation and expansion stage; CONTAINS InterPro DOMAIN/s: Ricin B-related lectin (InterPro:IPR008997), Ricin B lectin (InterPro:IPR000772), Glycoside hydrolase, catalytic core (InterPro:IPR017853), Glycoside hydrolase, family 5 (InterPro:IPR001547), Glycoside hydrolase, subgroup, catalytic core (InterPro:IPR013781); BEST Arabidopsis thaliana protein match is: Cellulase (glycosyl hydrolase family 5) protein (TAIR:AT1G13130.1); Has 359 Blast hits to 351 proteins in 117 species: Archae - 8; Bacteria - 143; Metazoa - 0; Fungi - 82; Plants - 110; Viruses - 0; Other Eukaryotes - 16 (source: NCBI BLink).), with translation MAYPLSTNSRWIIDEKGQRVKLACVNWPSHLQPVVAEGLSKQSVDDLAKKIMAMGFNCVRFTWPLDLATNETLANNVTVRQSFQSLGLNDDISGFETKNPSMIDLPLIEAYKKVVAKLGNNNVMVILDNHVTKPGWCCGYNDGNGFFGDTFFDPTTWIAGLTKIAMTFKGATNVVGMSLRNELRGPKQNVDDWFKYMQQGAEAVHEANPNVLVILSGLSYDTDLSFVRSRHVNLTFTRKLVFELHRYSFTNTNTWSSKNPNEACGEILKSIENGGGFNLRDFPVFLSEFGIDLRGKNVNDNRYIGCILGWAAENDVDWSIWTLQGSYYLREGVVGMSEFYGILDSDWVRVRSQSFLQRLSLILSPLQGPGSQSKVYNLVFHPLTGLCMLQSILDPTKVTLGLCNESQPWSYTPQNTLTLKDKSLCLESTGPNAPVKLSETSCSSPNLSEWETISASNMLLAAKSTNNSLCLDVDETNNLMASNCKCVKGEDSSCDPISQWFKIVKVSK
- a CDS encoding uncharacterized protein (unknown protein; LOCATED IN: endomembrane system; Has 30201 Blast hits to 17322 proteins in 780 species: Archae - 12; Bacteria - 1396; Metazoa - 17338; Fungi - 3422; Plants - 5037; Viruses - 0; Other Eukaryotes - 2996 (source: NCBI BLink).), whose protein sequence is MKTLVLKTKLKIKPVYFTAAVETFKRLTAEREEFRWDERKRDRRGVTKSPKQQIS
- the CYP71B16 gene encoding cytochrome P450, family 71, subfamily B, polypeptide 16 (''cytochrome P450, family 71, subfamily B, polypeptide 16'' (CYP71B16); FUNCTIONS IN: electron carrier activity, monooxygenase activity, iron ion binding, oxygen binding, heme binding; INVOLVED IN: oxidation reduction; LOCATED IN: endomembrane system; CONTAINS InterPro DOMAIN/s: Cytochrome P450 (InterPro:IPR001128), Cytochrome P450, E-class, group I (InterPro:IPR002401), Cytochrome P450, conserved site (InterPro:IPR017972); BEST Arabidopsis thaliana protein match is: cytochrome P450, family 71, subfamily B, polypeptide 17 (TAIR:AT3G26160.1); Has 32381 Blast hits to 32138 proteins in 1637 species: Archae - 44; Bacteria - 2936; Metazoa - 11906; Fungi - 6889; Plants - 9492; Viruses - 3; Other Eukaryotes - 1111 (source: NCBI BLink).) — translated: MAISLLCLFLITLVSLIFVVKKIKHSKWDLPPSPPTFPVIGNLHQVGELPHRSFQRLAERTGHVMLLHFGFVPVTVISSREAAEEVLRTHDLKCCTRPKLVGSRLISRGFKDISFTPYGEEWRERRKFLVRELFCFKKVQYFGYIVEEECNLLVKKLTESAVGRPPVDLSKSLFWLAASILFRIAFGQSFHDNKFIDEDKIDELIFETETAQASFTCSDFFPIAGLGWLADWISGKHRWLNNVFFKLDALFQRVIDDHSDPGRWKDHKDIVDVMLDVMHKQGKDDSLRLTIDHIKGFLTNIIIAGIDTGALTMIWAMTELARNPELMKNVQGEIRDSFGNNKERITKEDLNKVPFLNMVIKETFRLHPVAPLLLPRETMTHIKVQGYDIPPKRRILVNTWAIGRDPTLWINPEEFNPERFINNPVDYRGQHFELLPFGSGRRICPGMGLGITIVELGLLNLLYFFDWRAPDGMTHKDIDTEEAGILTVVKKVPLKLVPVRVQ